The Lathyrus oleraceus cultivar Zhongwan6 chromosome 5, CAAS_Psat_ZW6_1.0, whole genome shotgun sequence genome includes the window GGATGCCAGGTTGCGCACATGCTTATGGTGAGTATTAGTATTGAGAAAACCCTGTTTTTGTTGTTTCAGTATTTCAATTCTTGATAACTTATATTTTTCGCTGCAGGCATGGGGTGTCCGAAAAATTACTCTAGTTGACAATGGCAGGGTGGCTATGTCTAATCCATTGAGGCAGTCTCTTTATACTTTGGATAACTGTCTTAATGGCGGAGAGTTTAAAGCTACAGCAGCAGTTGAAAGTCTCAAACGGATATTTCCTGCAGTGGTAGACCATCAATCCCTGAGATTTCACTTGAAGCTAAAGCCTATAATAAAATTTTCCACATAATTGAATGTTTTTCTTATTCTTTTTCAGGAAGCGGAAGGCATTGTTATGGCTATACCAATGCCTGGACACCCTGTAAATAGCCAGGAACAGGAGAATGTACTTGACGATTGCAGGCGTTTGCGCGATTTGATTGATGCTCATGATGCAGTTTTTTTATTGACAGATATGAGGGAAAGTCGTTGGCTCCCAACACTTCTTTGTGCCAATGCTATCAAGGTTGGCCAGTTTATACTTTTAAATTTTATATATGTTGCCATTTATATTTATATCACTGATTAACACATGATTCATATTTTAAACTAAAGCGTATATTACGACTGTTATTCCTTTCATAGTTTTGATTGCATCTTCTTGACTAACATGTATATTTATAGATTACCATGACTGCAGCACTGGGGTTTGAAAGTTTCTTGGTTATGCGTCACGGAGCGGGTCCTTTCAGCAGCGCCTGTGATTCGAGTGCTGAAACAGCTAGTTCTTCATCTGCCGATTTGTCTGTAAATGATGCAAATGGAAAACATAGACTGGGATGCTATTTCTGCAACGATGTTGTTGCACCAACTGATGTAATTTACATGCAGCATTGTGGTGTGATATATGAAGAGATATAACATACCTCACTAACTAATTCATACTTACTTTCTGCAGTCAACGTCCAACCGCACTCTGGACCAGCAATGTACTGTGACCCGACCGGGGCTAGCTCCTATTGCTTCTGCCCTTGCTGTTGAACTTTTAGTAGGGATTTTGCATCACCCTCAAGGTAATTCTTCCAAATTGATTTTATGTGGAACAATCTTGAAAAGAGTCTCTGACCTGCTTTATGTATCCTGCATGAAATTCACATACTGACTACACATTTTCAGGATATATGCAAAAAATGCGTTAAAGCTTCTAATTGAAGCAGGGAATATTGCCCAAGATAGTGTAGAATTTATGAATAATGCAATGTTTCTACGAGTTTTGGATTCTTAGTTCAGTTTTGGCACTGTGTATATGATTCTATTTAGTTCCAGTAGGTGTTTTTAAGATTAAACTTCGGCTGATTTTAATATGTGCTAATTACAGGTGAAGGAGATTTTATCTCACTATCCATCCAACTATAAACAATCTGTTGTGATCCCTCTGCTGGATCTTGCACAGCAACAGCATGGTGGCTGGCTTCCCGTTTCTGCAATGGATGCGGTATGTTGGTCTCATTCTTGAAATATTCTACTTATTATGTATAGACAAGATAGAATTAAAATGTAAGCTTTGTGGAGAGAGTTGGGGCTAGCATTTGTTGTAGAAAGGATTGTAGAGTATTACCTTTGGTGGTTGAGGCATGTGTTGAGAAGACCTGTATAATTATAGCAAAGAGGGTAGATTAGATGTAGTATGATATACAGAAGTAAAGGAAGATCAAAGTAAACTATCGGTTTTCTTTTATTttgttaatcattttttcatgAAATATTTTATGTTATAAGACTCATGACATTATCTTCCAAGTTTGTGAATtatgtattttattttatttattgcAACGTGTGTATTTATTGTTTCAAAGCATCCAATATATTGCGGTAAATTTTTAACTTGCAGTCCTGAATACCACCATCTATCTATTAATTCATGTAGCAGACCTTTAATTGAAATGGGCCGTGGTTGTTATTGACGGTGATCTCTAGAAGACTAACCATGCTATGTTTTTAAGTCTATGATGCAGTGAGGGTTGATTATTGATGTACAAAATATTCTTCTATAGAAATAGTCACCGTCATTTAGTTGAGATTTACTGGTAGCTTCCTGTTGCTATGGCATAGCTTTGGAAGTCCTAAATTTACATTCTGTTTGTATGTTGGATTTTATCAAATTCTTAATAATGGAGGGAGCTATTTAATTCCTTTATTAACAGACAGTTTTGTAAACCATTCAGGTGGCTAAGGTTATAGAGGTTGCTCCTATTCGGGTATATGAGGTTGCCACATTTTACTCAATGTTCAATCGAACTAAGGTAAAAATCATATCTTGCTGCACTAGTGCATTACTTTCATTTCTGCTAATTCATATTATTACAGGCCAAAACTTGTTGGGTCAACTACCTCTTTTGAATTTTCAGGTCGGCAAATATCATCTATTGGTCTGTGGAACTACACCTTGTATGATACGTGGTTCACGAGGTATTGAAGAAGCATTATTGAAACACTTAGGAGTGAAACGAAATGGTCAGTTCACACTTATTAATTTCTCCTATTACCTATCACTGAATCTGATTTAATTCTTGATAAATTTGAACTGTATGTTTTTCTCCTAAGGGTTGGTTTCTCTTTACCTTTGATTTGCAGAAGTAACGCAAGATGGTTTCTTTTCTGTTGGTGAAATGGAATGCATGGTGAGTTTTTCTATGAACCGTATCTTGTCATAGTTTCGGCATGTTACTTATATTCAAAGTTTTAGTCTTACTTGATTTGCAGCAAAGCAATCATTGTATACTACTGATAAAGTTGCACGAGACACAAAATTGAACTTTATAGTGGTAACCATTTTGATAGCTTTTGACATCTTTGATGTTTACTATGGTGTGTATAATTTCTATATTTTGTCCTTTCAGTTCTAAGAAATTATAATGCAGCTGGCCGAGCTGGTTGGCTATAGTATTTGCCAACCAGGAAGTTTAAACCGCTGCTAAACTAAGACAAGGCACAATACCAGCTCTTGACTGCATAAGTTTTCTTGGTGCAAGATAGATTGTGCCGTACATTCAAAAAAAAAAGTAATATGAAGCCATCTAAATGATCCCTTAGATATTTAGCAAAAGAAAACGGCCTTTAGGTGACATCAGTATATAACTGAGAAAGATGAGAATCACCCATCGTGATGGTTTGTAGGTGGTTTATGACTCACATTCTGTTTTTGTGTTCAGACATGATTGCAGTCTTATATGAAGTCAATGTGATGTTCTTAACTGTAGTTTGATTAGCAGCTGATGCATGATTGAAGTTGTTTGTGTTATGCAGGGATGCTGTGTGAATGCTCCAATGATTACAGTGGCTGATTACTCTAATGGATCAGAAGGATATACTTACAATTATTTTGTACGCCTTTCCTCTTTTCACTCTCTTTTTGGGGTGGGAGGGGTTTATTATTGTTCTTGTACTCCTGAAAGCATTCTTAATATGTAATATTGATGCTTGATTCCAGGAAGATGTAACCCCAGAGAAAGTAATTGAGATAGTTGAAAAGCTGAGAAAGGGCGAGAAGCCACCGGTAAGGATATTTGCTataatttatttcatttttgtcAAAGTTTAGATTCTTGGTTTTTGTTGAGAATTTGTTGTTTCCTTTTCACTTTATTTTCCATTTTCTTAAATCAAGAAGACCATAACCTTCTCTGAATATATTATTTTTGGATTTAGCATGGCACACAAAATCCACAGCGGATTAGGAGTGGACCTGAAGGGGGGAATACTACATTGTTAGGTGAGCCCAAACCTCCTCCATGTCGTGACCTGGATGCCTGCTGATGAGTGTGTGATACATTTTGTCTTCAAtaattttcgtataccttagacagcgcttttgtaaaaagcgctgtctaaggggggggattagaaagcgctttaggcaaaagcgctgtctaagaggggggcttagacagcgctttttgaaaagcgctgtctaaggtatacctaaaaaaattaaaataggagggtcttagaaagcgcttttggccaaagcgctgtctaagggggtggggcttagacagcgcttttcaaaagcgctgtctaaggtatacctaaaaaatttaaaataagagggtcttataaagcgctttttgccaaagcgctgtctaagggggggggcttagacagcgcttttaagatttaaaaaagcgctgtctaaacctttagcagcggaggtttagacagcgctttaaagcgctgtctaaggctaaaaaaagcgctgtctaaggtcttgtttgttgtagtggcTTGAGTATATGAGTCTCTTACTTGTGGGTCTGAACATTGAAAGACacttgcttgtgtgcttgagcgtagaagtctcttacttgtgggtttgagcatttgaagtctcttacttgtgtaCTTAAGCATGTAAGTCTCTTAGATGTGAgtttgagcattggaagtctcttgcttgtatgATTTAGCATATAAGTCTCTTACTTATGGgtttgagcattggaagtctcttgcttgtgtgcttgagaaTATAAGTCTCTTACTTATGgtttgagcattggaagtctcttgcttgtatgATTGATTATAGAAGTATCTTACTTGTGGGTTTGAGCATTGGATGTCTCTTGCTTGGTGCTTGATCATTTATAATCAATTTGGTTATATTGAAAATCTCTTGGAAGTACAAGAGGATTGGACTATTCTCAAGTTGTGAAAGGAACCAGGATAAACTGCGTGTGTATATACTTTTACTTTCCTTACTTATGTACTTATCATTCCTTTGTTGTCAACTATGATCCTCTTAGTCAACTTCTGGTTCAGAATCTAATAAGGTC containing:
- the LOC127080142 gene encoding ubiquitin-like modifier-activating enzyme atg7 — translated: MEGFEILFGFYDPCHLPNNPGWPLRNLLALISARWNLKSVQFFCYRDARLRTCLCISILDNLYFSLQAWGVRKITLVDNGRVAMSNPLRQSLYTLDNCLNGGEFKATAAVESLKRIFPAVEAEGIVMAIPMPGHPVNSQEQENVLDDCRRLRDLIDAHDAVFLLTDMRESRWLPTLLCANAIKITMTAALGFESFLVMRHGAGPFSSACDSSAETASSSSADLSVNDANGKHRLGCYFCNDVVAPTDSTSNRTLDQQCTVTRPGLAPIASALAVELLVGILHHPQGYMQKMR
- the LOC127080143 gene encoding NADH dehydrogenase [ubiquinone] flavoprotein 2, mitochondrial, producing MQCFYEFWILSSVKEILSHYPSNYKQSVVIPLLDLAQQQHGGWLPVSAMDAVAKVIEVAPIRVYEVATFYSMFNRTKVGKYHLLVCGTTPCMIRGSRGIEEALLKHLGVKRNEVTQDGFFSVGEMECMGCCVNAPMITVADYSNGSEGYTYNYFEDVTPEKVIEIVEKLRKGEKPPVRIFAIIYFIFVKV